Proteins encoded in a region of the Vicia villosa cultivar HV-30 ecotype Madison, WI linkage group LG5, Vvil1.0, whole genome shotgun sequence genome:
- the LOC131603798 gene encoding uncharacterized protein LOC131603798, which yields MALTLHNHKTLSLTLYYTFSFLLFSLTSNSHHDFSITDSDFNSFYSDYTPPSPPPPPPEPHPPSLSCERLNGTGSLNTSCDVNSSLSFSGDVYIEGNGSLNILPGVNLTCFVLGCVIKVNMSENFSLQNGSVIVAGTVSIASRNVSLFEGSLINVSGLAGLAPAQTSGTPTGTQGAGGGHGGRGATCVSDNTKLPDDVWGGDAYSWSSLDKPWSYGSKGGTTVKNESYGGEGGGRIWLEVMDSIEVSADLLANGADGGMKGGGGSGGSIFIKARRMTGGGIISAIGGSGFAGGGGGRISIHVFSRHDNTKFFSHGGVSLGCAGNAGAAGTYYDAVPRSLTICNHNLSTQTDTLILEFPKAPLWTNIYIQNQAKALFPLYWSRVQVGGLIRLTSGAALGFGLAHYGSSEFELMAEELLMSDSVIKIFGALRMSVKIHLMLNSKILIDANDDSIVTTSLLEASNLVVLKDSSIIHSNANLGVHGQGFLNLSGPGNLIEAQHLVLSLFYSISVGPGSVLRGPLEASGDDNMTTTPQLYCEHENCPVELLHPPEDCNVNSSLAFTLQICRVEDVSVEGTITGSVLHFHWVRSVEVEYSGIISASGLGCIGGLGKGRYFENGIGGGGGHGGYGGDGYYNGNFIEGGTIYGDADLPCELGSGSGNDSVAGATAGGGIIVMGSLEHSLSHLTLNGSLRSDGESFGEDIRKQDGRASSIGPGGGSGGTVLLFVQTLALGDSSTISTVGGQGSPSGGGGGGGGRVHFHWSNIPVGDEYITLASVEGSIITGGGFGGGQGRPGKNGSISGKACPKGLYGIFCEECPVGTYKNVSGSDRALCHSCPPHELPHRALYISVRGGVAETPCPYKCTSDRYHMPNCYTAFEELVYTFGGPWIFGLILLGLLIVLAIVLSVARMKYVAVDDLPALAPARNDTRLNHSFPFLESLNEIIETNRSEESPSHVHRLYFQGPNTFSEPWHLPHCPPEQVKDIVYEDAFNRFVDEINSLATYQWWEGSIYSILCVFAYPLAWSWLQSRRRKKLQKLREFVRSEYDHACLRSCRSRALYEGLKVAATSDLMLAYMDFFLGGDEKRSDLPPRLHQRFPMSIIFGGDGSYISPFSLHSDNILTSIMSQSVPSTIWYRLVAGLNAQLRLVRRGHLKITFGPVISWLDVYANPKLATYGVRVDLASCQPTASGYCQFGLVVHATENENMSHSREGYDDSRVTEKQSGFLRSSENSVHRLISNEHLVMPRRMSGGILNGKILRTLKERKNIYYPFALIMYNTKPVGHQDLVGLFMSILLLGDFILVLLTLLQMYSLSLVNFFLVLFVLPLGVLFPFPSGISALFSPGPRRSAGLARLYAVWNLTSLVNVVVAFICGFIHYIVHSHDKHSNIQSWSFSMDESEWWMLPSGLFLCKIIQARLIDCHVANQEIQDLSLYSSDTNVFWDS from the exons ATGGCTCTCACTCTTCACAATCACAAAACCCTTTCTCTCACTCTATACTATACTTTTTcgtttcttcttttttctcttaCTTCAAATTCACACCACGATTTTTCAATCACCGATTCCGATTTCAATTCCTTTTACAGCGATTACACACCGCCGTCACCGCCACCGCCGCCGCCGGAGCCGCATCCTCCTTCGCTTTCGTGCGAGCGTCTCAACGGAACTGGCTCGCTCAACACTTCGTGCGATGTTAATTCTAGTTTAAGTTTTTCCGGTGATGTGTATATAGAAGGGAACGGGAGTTTGAATATACTTCCCGGTGTGAATTTGACTTGCTTTGTTTTAGGTTGCGTGATTAAGGTTAATATGAGTGAGAATTTTAGTTTGCAGAATGGTTCGGTTATAGTTGCTGGAACTGTTTCCATTGCGTCGCGAAATGTGAGTTTGTTTGAGGGGTCGTTGATTAATGTTAGTGGTTTGGCTGGTTTGGCGCCGGCGCAGACGAGTGGGACTCCGACGGGAACTCAGGGTGCTGGTGGAGGACATGGTGGGAGAGGTGCTACTTGTGTGTCGGATAATACCAAGCTTCCGGACGATGTTTGGGGTGGGGATGCTTATTCTTGGTCATCGCTTGATAAGCCTTGGAGTTATGGGAGTAAGGGAGGGACTACGGTGAAAAATGAGAGCTATGGTGGGGAAGGAGGTGGGAGAATATGGTTGGAAGTGATGGATTCTATTGAAGTTTCTGCGGATCTTTTGGCGAATGGAGCTGATGGTGGGATGAAAGGTGGAGGTGGTTCTGGTGGCAGCATTTTTATTAAAGCTCGTAGAAT GACCGGAGGTGGCATAATTAGTGCTATTGGAGGTAGTGGGTTTGCTGGCGGCGGGGGAGGAAGAATTTCGATCCACGTCTTCAGCAGACACGACAATACAAAATTTTTCAGTCATG GAGGAGTGAGTCTTGGATGTGCTGGCAACGCAGGTGCTGCAGGGACATATTATGATGCTGTTCCTCGCAGTCTTACCATTTGCAATCATAATCTGTCCACACAAACTGATACACTTATATTAGAGTTTCCTAAGGCGCCTCTTTGGACAAATATTTATATCCAGAATCAGGCCAAGGCATTGTTTCCTTTATACTGGAGCCGTGTTCAG GTTGGTGGACTAATTCGTTTGACCTCTGGAGCTGCTTTAGGCTTTGGGCTTGCTCACTACGGTTCATCAGAGTTTGAGTTGATGGCAGAAGAGCTTCTGATGAGTGACTCTGTGATCAAA ATATTTGGAGCTCTTCGTATGTCTGTAAAGATTCACCTGATGTTGAATTCCAAGATACTTATTGATGCTAATGATGATTCAATTGTTACAACATCCTTACTTGAAGCCAGCAACTTAGTAGTTCTGAAG GATTCATCTATTATTCATTCTAATGCAAACTTGGGAGTTCACGGCCAAGGTTTTTTGAACTTGTCTGGAcctggaaatttgattgaagcaCAACATCTGGTTTTGTCACTATTTTATAGCATCAGT GTTGGACCTGGATCTGTTTTAAGAGGTCCTTTGGAGGCTTCCGGTGATGATAATAT GACAACTACACCGCAACTCTACTGTGAACATGAAAATTGCCCTGTTGAATTGCTTCATCCTCCTGAAGATTGTAATGTGAATTCTTCATTGGCTTTCACTCTTCAG ATATGCCGAGTTGAAGATGTTAGTGTTGAAGGCACCATAACTGGCTCTGTTCTGCACTTTCACTGGGTTCGAAGTGTAGAGGTCGAATATTCTGGAATAATCAGTGCTTCTGGGCTAG GTTGTATTGGAGGGTTGGGCAAAGGAAGATATTTCGAAAATGGTATTGGTGGTGGAGGTGGGCATGGAGGATATGGTGGAGATGGATATTACAATGGCAATTTCATTGAAGGAGGTACCATATATGGAGATGCTGATTTACCATGTGAACTTGGTAGTGGCAGTGGAAATGATAGTGTAGCTGGTGCAACTGCAGGTGGCGGCATTATTG TGATGGGTTCGTTGGAGCACTCATTGTCACATTTGACTTTGAATGGATCACTTAGATCTGATGGAGAATCCTTTGGAGAAGACATAAGAAAGCAGGATGGCAGGGCTTCAAGCATTGGCCCTGGTGGAGGCTCCGGGGGAACTGTTCTTTTGTTTGTTCAGACATTAGCTCTTGGTGACTCTTCCACGATATCAACAGTTGGAGGACAAGGAAGTCCTAGTGGGGGCGGGGGTGGAGGTGGTGGAAGGGTTCACTTTCATTGGTCTAATATTCCAGTTGGAGATGAATACATCACTTTAGCGAGCGTTGAGGGAAGCATTATTACTGG AGGCGGTTTTGGTGGTGGTCAGGGTCGTCCTGGAAAAAATGGATCTATCAGTGGAAAAGCATGTCCCAAAGGGCTTTATGGTATCTTCTGTGAG GAATGTCCGGTTGGCACATACAAAAATGTCAGTGGGTCTGATAGAGCCCTCTGTCATAGTTGCCCGCCTCATGAGCTTCCACATCGTGCTTTATATATTTCTGTTCGAG GTGGTGTGGCAGAGACGCCTTGTCCGTACAAGTGTACATCTGATAGATATCACATGCCCAACTGTTATACAGCTTTTGAAGAGTTGGTATACACTTTTGGCGGGCCATGGATTTTTGGCCTTATTCTTTTAGGCCTCCTTATTGTGCTAGCTATAGTTCTCAGTGTTGCACGGATGAAATATGTAGCTGTGGATGATTTACCAGCCCTTGCGCCTGCTCGAAATGACACTCGGCTGAACCACTCTTTCCCCTTTCTGGAATCACTGAATGAG ATTATTGAAACAAATAGAAGTGAGGAATCTCCAAGTCATGTGCATAGATTATATTTCCAAGGCCCAAATACATTCAGCGAACCTTGGCATCTTCCTCATTGTCCTCCAGAGCAAGTAAAAGATATTGT ATACGAAGATGCCTTCAATAGATTTGTGGATGAGATTAATAGCTTAGCTACTTATCAATGGTGGGAAGGGTCTATATATAGTATCCTTTGTGTCTTTGCATACCCCCTTGCTTGGTCATGGCTGCAGAGCCGTCGGAGAAAGAAACTCCAGAAACTTCGAGAATTTGTTCGATCAGAGTATGATCATGCCTGCTTGCGCTCTTGCCGTTCACGAGCACTCTATGAAGGGTTGAAG GTAGCTGCAACGTCTGATCTGATGCTGGCATATATGGACTTCTTTCTTGGTGGAGATGAGAAAAGATCTGATCTGCCTCCTCGTCTTCATCAAAGATTTCCCATGTCTATAATTTTTGGGGGGGATGGAAGTTACATAAGTCCTTTCTCTCTTCATAGTGATAATATTCTTACCAGTATCATGAGTCAG TCCGTTCCATCAACTATATGGTATCGATTAGTGGCTGGTCTTAATGCTCAACTACGCTTAGTTCGCCGCGGACATCTCAAAATAACTTTCGGACCTGTTATTAGCTGGCTTGATGTATATGCAAATCCTAAATTGGCTACTTATGGGGTACGTGTTGATCTTGCATCGTGTCAGCCTACAGCTTCTGGATATTGCCAATTTGGGCTTGTTGTACATGCTACCGAGAATGAAAACATGTCACACTCTAGAGAAGGTTATGATGATTCAAGAGTAACCGAAAAGCAGTCGGG TTTTCTTAGAAGTTCTGAAAATTCAGTGCATCGCTTGATAAGCAATGAGCACCTGGTGATGCCTAGAAGAATGTCTGGTGGAATATTGAATGGCAAGATCCTAAGAACGCTTAAAGAgaggaaaaatatatattatccaTTTGCTTTAATTATGTATAATACAAAACCTGTTGGCCATCAG GATCTAGTTGGTCTGTTTATGTCTATATTACTTCTTGGAGATTTCATCTTAGTGTTGCTTACGTTACTTCAGATGTACTCGCTGTCGCTGGTGAATTTCTTCTTAGTTTTATTTGTCCTCCCTCTTGGTGTGTTATTTCCATTTCCATCTGGAATCAGTGCATTGTTTAGTCCAGGACCTAGGAGATCAGCTGGCCTTGCTCGGCTATATGCTGTGTGGAATCTGACCTCCCTTGTCAATGTT GTAGTTGCCTTCATTTGTGGTTTTATTCATTATATAGTTCATTCACATGACAAGCATTCCAACATTCAGTCCTGGAGTTTTAGTAT GGATGAAAGTGAATGGTGGATGCTTCCTTCTGGTCTATTCCTCTGCAAAATAATTCAAGCTCGTCTTATTGATTGTCATGTGGCTAACCAGGAAATACAAGATCTTTCATTGTATAGCAGTGACACTAATGTCTTTTGGGATTCTTGA